The Nicotiana tomentosiformis chromosome 2, ASM39032v3, whole genome shotgun sequence genome includes the window tcattttatccggcttcttctcctttccttgcaacaccaagtctaagccatcctgaattaggatagcttccatttttaattgccacattccgaagtttgcacttcggtcaaatttctcaacataggtctttgttagagtcattttggctattgaaactaacccggttagatccggctctgataccaatttgttaggatcgggaacccgggtagtgcgtaatttagccaaacaacggtataatggcaataacaaagacaatggaagttgataacaacgacaattaaagtagataaagaagacacaaatttaacgtggttcggtcaaagtgacctacgtccacaatcGGAGAggggcaatttactataacaataagagtacaaaagagagtacaaaattagagtaaacactctaattaatcccaaatactctaagagaataacctcacaagatcactccaaagaaagggttcacacaagtgcttcccaacacttaactctcatacaaaacactcttaataaaggaagaaaggaagaaacaagaattgaagacaagtcttgttggtgtgtctaaaatgaactaatggctttcccttttataggcaaaaaagtcttgacctcttaggtgtaaaagaagagatacaacttgtgcaaatgatgtccaacacacaatgcaatatttttgggtgccaaagaatattgccaacaaagtctacactttgcaaagatgcttatgcttatgtgagatggactccatttgacaaaataatAGCCATATTACATTCTAGTTAACAAAGTGCTGTCTTTTTCTTGCTGGTGCATtggataatttatttaattaggaTACCCTTCATTCTGTTGAGCTATTAGAGACAAGGAGTTGgttattttttttgtgtgtgtatgtgtgtgtgcgcGCACGTATGTGTTGTGTATGTGATGCTTAAATGATTCTTCTGGTGGTAGCAGCGGCGGAAGCAAGATTTTCACCAAGGGGATTcaacaaataagaaaaataaacacGCGAAAAAGCTAAGAGAATTCaacatcaaatatatatatatatatatatatatatatatatatatatatatatatatattttaccttatatacattataatttataattttcgGCGAAGGGGGTTCTCTGCCTAGCTCCGCCCCTGGGTGGTAGGAGGCGGTTATCGCCAATTTCAAGATCTCAACAAGCTGAGTGCACTTTGGATGATATATTCATATTTTGGGATGGGGTTAAGTGCACTGCTACTTGGGTGCTACTTTTGGATTCTTGCAGCGTAGTTACCTAGAGGCTAGAGGATAAATAGGATGCTTAAGAACATGATATTAAGCTTTATTCTGAGGAGTTAGGATGCTGGGAAAAGATAAATACAACTCCATTACTCTATATTGAAGTGTGTGTCATATTTTCACCATTCACCAcacattgtattattattgccTTCACTAATTTGGTTGCCAAGATAAGGGAAAGACCTGCTTGAGGGGTTGGAGATCTAGGATGAGGTTGATGACTGGTAAGTTTAGTAACCAATCAGAAGGAAAAAAATATGTACAGAAATACATACATATGTGTTATGTTTCCATATATTAGCAGTAATCAGAAGTTTTTACGTAATAACATGTCTTGTACTTGTTATGGTCTCTTTAGACTTCCTCTAGTTCTTTACAGCTTTCCGGTTGATTATTGATCTTTCTTCCACCTTTTTCTAGAGGGATCTCTGTttcaattttctttttccttctttgtgCTCCCTTTTCTGCTTACCTTTTATCCTGGCCTCAGCCATCATATTGCTTATTCTCTCTGAGGTTTACCTATGTCCTCTCTTCTTGTGCATTGAGATTATACTGCTGACTATGGTCATGCAATATTGATGTTTTATCTTTCTTTTTATGGACAAAGCAAAGGATCCTGCAATTTCTTCGTTCACTACTTTTCTATCTCCCATCTGCATCTAGCCTTTAAATAATCTTTCTGGCTCCTACTCTATGACTTGTTTCTcattattttcatttcattttaggTTGTAATGGATGCTGTGAATAAGCCTCGGAATGTTACCTATAAAGGGCTCACTGACCTAGTGACCGAGTAAGACTTTGTATTACTTTTGCTGGTGGTTATTTGTTTGTAGCAGAACTGACATAGTGCttctgtttctttttcttctacGCTGATGTGTCAGGTTGATTTATAAGGCTGTCAAAGGCCATATCTTAGAGGCTTTACATTCTTGTTGCAGTGTTGTTTTCCAGTTTTTGGTGACAACACTGAGCCTTGTATGATTCACAGTAATTAGTGAATCTACTTTTTTCATTGTCACTATGTCTAGTTTTGTCACAAAGagtattttctttcctttttatttttttatgtttcCATTGAAATGATTTAGTTCTTTATTAGACTGTATTAAATATTCTCTGACTTTCCTTTCCAAAATTATGTGATCGTTGTTAATTgctccttcttttttttttctagctGGAAGCACATTCGCCCCTTCTCTTAAGACCATGCTTGAATTAACACTAAAATATGACAATGCCTTGTTAGTGACTGTTTACAGCCTCACTTTATTGGTTGACCTTATGCTTTAACAATTTGGTGATCTTATATGAGCTAAATTTTAGTTGCTCTATTCATTTTATTTCTTTACACGAAGACTTTCATCATGTTGTCGCAGTGGTTAATGTGTTTGTTTAAACTTATTGCAGCACAGATAAAAGTAGTGAAGTTGCTATCCTTGAAGTAGTGAGGAAGAATTTTCCAGATCATCTAATTCTTGGGGAGGAAGGAGGAATTATTGGGGATTCGTCATCTGATTATCTTTGGTGCATTGATCCTTTAGGTTTGCCCTACAGATCTCTAACTTCCACGGCAATGAAAGTAGTAATGCATATAGTCGAACTGTCTATTAGGGTTAGACAGCTTGTGTAGGTTCCCATAAGTAGATATGGATTACCAAGGTTCCAAGTGGTTTAACTTGTAACTGCTAAGTTGTTTAATTTAGAAAGGGTCACATTTTACTAGATCTCTCCCTTCCACATTTAACTAGTTCTAGTTTAACAAATACACAAGTTCATTAACCTAAATACCAGGCAACTATACTAGCAAATTTAACCATGCAAAGGCACGTAATTTCTCAACCAATATATGGATGAACTATGTTGCGCAGACTGTCCAAAATGATGCagcacccgtgtcggatcctccaaatatactatttttggaggatccgacacgcacccgacaatattttcggagagtccgagcaacatagtgGAATATTGAGCATCATCCCACAAGGCTTATGATGAAGTTGAGTTGACGTTAACTTCATATTGATTGAGAATTGGAAATGGGTGGAAGTAGTAAACAATGGAATAAATAGGAAAGTACTGAATACTGATAaggaaaaaaggaaataaaataactAGGTAGCTAAAAGAAAATCTTGTGGTAGCAAGCTTGTGTTTCTGACTTCACGTAATTGCTTCTTTTGGATCTTTATTATCCTCTTGATCTTACTTATAATGTGAGTTTCTATGTCGGAGTTCATAATTATTCAGGGTACATTCCTATGTCAAGTGAAGCTAACCTTCTTAACTATTTCTGATGGTTATTAAGATAAGGAGGATATTCTAATTTCCATGCCTTTGAAGTATAACCCTATTCTGCAATCAAATCATACCTAATTCATCTATTTGATTAGTATAAATCAAAAGCTTTTCAATCCTCAGTCTAAATTAAGAATCTTTCCTAAGCTCacttaaaatataaaaaagacTAATTGGTCAATCAATTAGAATTAGATACAAAATTGAACAACCAACTCAATCATCAGTAATAAAGACCAAGAAAGAAATTAATCCAAGCTACATGATAAGATTCATCCTAACTTGGAAAATTAAAATTTGTGTGCTAAGAGTCTTAGAACATCATAGAGAATCTCTTAAACGTCCAATGACTAAGTGGAATTGGAAGAAAGAAACTCTATTAGGTGCTCTAATCTCTTCAAAAGCTCTTTGTCTTGTGCCTGATCTTGCCTCGAAAAAATGATTGTTACCCTTTTATGGTCTTGGAAGTTCCCcctttttttcattttaaaaataataatcttGAATTCCTGTAAGAGTTGAGAACGCCATAAACACCCAAAAACGTGGTCTAGCAGTTGAGGAGTTGgaatgataattttagacttgcaCAGCTTCAgtaaaatggtcataactttgCCAAAGAATTCCAAATGAGCCATTTGAAGCATTCACAAGTGTCATGGGCTGCAGTTTTACGAGAATCATGGCTTAACTTGAGATCTAGATTAATCCAGATTACTTCTTGCAGTTTAGTCAAAATCTGGCACGTTCATTGCACAATTCACGCCGAGGGTTCTTTTCCTAAATATGCAAAACTATTTTATATCAAGTGAGATATCCACGATGTGCTTCAAAAACTTACCAATTTTGGTAAAGTTACTTAATATTATCATCATACAATCATCTTATCACATACAAATAGATATATTGCATGTGTGAGTTCAACAAAAATTCGCTCCACTGGAAACAATGGCACCACATATTATCTTAAAGACAACTCAACCAATAAGGAACAAATATTAATTGGCAACTTTATCTTGCAGATGGAACAACAAACTTTGCGCATGGCTATCCTAGCTTTGCGGTCTCTGTGGGTGTTCTTTTCAGAGGGAAGCCAGCTGCAGCTACCGTGGTATATGCTGGGATAGTTTCTGATGTGCTTTTTGGATTATTTACCATTGTTCAGTAGAAGAGCACCGTCTCTTATCCAGTGAGCTTGGTCTATGAAAATCTTATGATAGCTGATTCCGATCTAATGTGCAAGAAGAGAACCAAAAGCTTGAATGATCACTAGCAACTTAAATCATGTAGTgctaagagattgaatatgttaTATTCTTTTACTATCTTGGGCGAATTATGTAAAAAAGaaatttagtatttttatattcATAGCTGTAAGGGACCTGAACTGAGATAAAAAGGGGAAGGAATTTACAGTGAACTGTACAAATTCTAAAACAGTTGAAATGCGACGTGCTTTAATGTTGCTGTAAGATTTTTTTTCTGAAGCTACCCATAATTGTGTAGGATTTGTGTTAGTTGCACTtaaatatcaaataatttaatccAAGGCAACTCTACATTTTTAAATCTACTGAAGAGTTGAATTAGCTGACCAACCAAGGTCATGTGGCTTTTATCTTATAGTAGCTATTATGCAGTATACAGAATCCCGGAGAAACACTGTGAGAACGAAATTGGGAACCATAAAGTGGAAAGACCATCAATGACACCAAATCTCTTGTTCTGATATGACATCTGAAGTCCTCGCCCGGAACATAATACTGTTAATGTCTGCTTCTTTATAGGTTGAGTTTGTTGGTGGCCCTATGTGTTGGAATACTCGCATATTTTCTGCAGCTGCAGGTAAAGAAGTTTATCTATAACAAATCATTTATTCAATTGCGAATTCCAACGATCTACTACTGACATATGCAATTTTCTTCTTCTAGGCAAAGGAGCCTTTGCTAATGGTGAGAAGATTCATGTCAGTGGAACTGACAAGGTGAGAATTTTAATATGCATGTGTAAAATAGCTTACTTTCCATTTTCCACAGACCCATGATTTGAAATGAGAGTTTGATGGTAACTTTCATAGCATCCGATAAACACAGTTCTTGCTTGTCTTATTGAATTAGGAAATTGGGTAAATGTTGAACTTACCTGCTATACCTGCTATGTGTGACCTGTTATGCGTCCAGACCCATTTACATGCACGTGTATTTTTTACTATTTGATAGTTGTGCTAGTTTTGCACCTTCTTTTGGCAAAGAGGTAATATATGGCTTGACTTTGAAGTTTTAAATTGACTATAGTGTTACATTTGTAAATCTCACGAAATGAAAGGTACACTTACTGTCAATCTTCTTTCCGTTTTTTTGGGGGTTTGGGGGGTGTTTAGGTGGAACAATCTCTTCTAGTGACTGGATTTGGATATGATCATGATGATCCATGGGCAACCAATATGGAATTGTTCAAGGACTTTACTGATGTCAGCCGGGTAGCAACTTTATCTGAAAATCTTGCatatgccccccccccccccccccacacacacacacacaccccaaaaaaatattaattatctTCCTGCCTTGTTCTGTATAGGGTGTGAGAAGGCTTGGTGCTGCCGCAGTGGACATGTGTCATGTTGCTTTGGGGATTGCAGAAGCATATTGGGAATATCGCTTAAAGCCATGGGACATGGCTGCAGGAGTTCTGGTATTCTTGATTTCATTATTATCGATATATTTCAGACACTCCTTCTACCTGTGTTTGGAGAAAAATTTAGACAGCTGAGTAGGCAGTGTTTGATGCTTAACAGGTCCAATCATTTAGTTGTATTTTCCATATAATATCTTGTGGTTCTCTCTTTTCTATTTTTAATGGAAAAAGGGTTAAATGTGGTCTTTGCCACATGTTTTGTGAAAAAAGAGAGAAGTATGCTGCGTGCTTATcccaacaaaaaagaaaaaggagcagaacttacctttttttttttgggtaagtACAACtaaccaacaacaacaaacccaatgtAATCGTAGTGTGTACGAAAACCTTATCCCTACCTAAgtggaggtagagaggctgtttcagGTAGATGCTCGGCTcaagaaaagataaaaaataagTAGAACTAACCATTGTATTATAAATAAGTAATGCAGCGCAGACAAGTGTGCAGAAGGAGTTAAGGTCCTATAACAGGGATGCGTTTGTTTGTTAGAATGAACCCTCTGTAGCAATTTATAACAATACTTGTCTCATTTCTAAGTTTCCGAATGATCCCATTGGATTCAAATTATTCAAGATCAATGAGTTGGTTTGAATCGAAGAAGTGAATGGTGGTCATCTTTTTAACTTGAAGTATCACATGTCGGTAAAGTCTTTAGTAATGAAATACCTCCTGGGTATCAATTCATGAAACTGAGTTTAGCTCAAATGTTGTCCTCAAGTTTCTCTAAGTGGTTTCTTCTTGTTTACGAATTGTTAACAAGTTGTATTCAAGTCATTATTTGACACTGTGGTGTATCTTTCATACAGATAGTTGAAGAGGCTGGAGGGACAGTTTCATGTATGGATGGTGGAAAGTTTTCAGTATTTGATAGATCTGTCTTGGTATCCAATGGTTTGCTTCATGCAAAGGTCAGTCGTCTGTGTCTATGCTGAAGTGAAATTAACTTGTAAGCTGTTTTTCATCTGGATATGGTTGGAGTTGATTTGAATTTTCAGTTCTGCTTTTCTTTCTCTATAATGTATAGTACCTCCAATCCAGTAGgtcgatttttaaatattttgtatAAGTATGTAAGGATGGAAATATTCTTAATCTCGTAATTTTTTGTTAAAAATTAGAACATGTAACTCTCTTAAGGAAATATCAAGCTGCTTAATGTCGTTTCTGTTAACATGCGCAGCTCCTTGAGAAAATTGGTCCAGCAACAGAGAATTTGAAGGGCAAAGGGATTGATTTCTCAGTGTGGTTCAAGCCagaaaattaccatacagaggtTTGATACGTCCATTTTGTTCTTTAGAATGCCCTGCTTGAAAGATTCTCTGCACTCAGATTTTGATTAGGTCAGTATTTGCATCTGTATTTTCTATATTACATATCATTGTATGGAACTGGTCAAATGATATTAGGTCATCTAATATAACATATCTTTTAGGTAAAAGGATATGGACAATGGAATAAATGATACTTTCAATTTTTATTGTATTTATTCTTGTTATAGCTGGTTAACATTTTTAACAAAATAGTAAACAAGTTGTTTGCTGTAATTTGCTATCCGGCTGAATAAGGCTATTGGAAATGTGTGTGCGTGTGCGTGTGCTAGTTATGATGTCCCAACGAACTCTATGCACTTTCTACTACTAGAAGTTTGAAAAATTACCGACTCTTTCAAACAATTGTAGGCTGAACGATGGAATGAAAAATGCAGTAAATTTGTATTGCCTTTGAATAGGCCTTAAACACATTGTAAAACTAAAACTCATTTTGAACAAGCGTCATTTAGACAGAAATAACTCAAGTGAACATTCTAGCTACCTCACAGAATTGTGCAAAACAATTTCATGAAGACATTTTGTTTCAAGTGCCCCAACCAGAAATGAAGTGTGTAATTACAAGTGGAAAGCTAAATTCTGATTCGCACGGCAGTGACTTGAAAGACAAGTGACGCTTAATTAGTCAAGCACCTTTTTTTCCGGATAACCGTGTTGTCCGAGCTAGCTTGCGCACATCTCGACTAAATCCATAGGGTACTCGACTAAAGGATACCTGGTACCTCGCAACAGCACATGTACTGGGTAATTCTGTCCCCTAACGCTTGGACAGAtggaaagaaatcacctagtgtttttgcTTATGCTGGAATTTAAACCtaagacctcatggttctcaaaCCGCTTTGTTGACCACTAGGTCACACCCTTGGGTGTTTAGTCAAACACTTGACCTATTTCAATAAAGGTGTTGGTCGTATCTTTGGAATCTATAGGGAGATGGCCAGCCCAATTGTATGTACAGTCCAGCTGGTCCTTGGCAAACTCCCTGTGACCCAAGACTTTGGTGAAGATGGTAGATACTTTAAATCGAATTTGAAGATGTGGTACTGACTAGTTTACTCTCTTCATCCAGCATTTTTCCTATTCCTTACAAGAAACTTTGCGCTGTGCTATGGGCTTGACCCTCAAACAGATCGGAGTGCGGGTCAAAATGAGCTTTAAATGGCTGTTTTTGACTTTTGAATTGAATTTGTAGCAGGAACTAGTCAATCAGGTCCAAACAGAAGGCTACAAGGAATCTAGGAAAACATGCTCAGTGTTGGCCAATAACAATTAGATCTTTGTTGTATTAGATTGATATGGATCTTTCTCTTGCTATATCATGTAAGGGTACTTCCCTAGTATCAATTGATTAATCACATTACGACTTTATCTAGTAACAAAATGTTATGATTCCATGCTTCTTTTGGCATAAAGATTTCCATGTTAAAGTGGAACTGGCAAACATATCCATTAAATGTTGTCTGTCACTGAGAAAGTGCATTACTACTTTTAAAATGTATTCCCAGATAGGATAAATTTAGTTAATCTGGGAAACACTCACCACAAACTAATGTTTTAATTGAGAGATTTACTTTATTTAGGCTGGAGGTTTACAGACCCATAGGTTTTTATCCCTGCTAGGGAAAAAGAAGTTTTATTACTGATTTATTTACTTCACCAGTATAACAGATTACCCTATGCTAGATTTTTCCTATATAGGTCAACTATGGTCTTTACACATCTATCACTTGATACTATCGAGTTCTAGGCTTAATGCCAAATGTTTGAGGCTTAGGATATAGCTGCTAAATGTAGCACATGCAtcttaatttaaatatgcaaAAGAAAGAACACTATCTCATGCTTTTTGCTACTAGCTTAGTGCTCATCATTTTAAACATCAGTGTGAAAAAGCTAAAAAGAAACTGCAACTGGGCGAGCTGCAGCTTCATGCCAAATTCGTATTGTATGCTATAGAACCTCAGGCTTTTGGGCGAAGGACAGCACCTCTGATGACTAGCCCCCTCTTCCAAATTCCGCCTTCATATTCATATAGAGAGAACTCTATCTCTCCATTCTTCTGATCTGCTGATGTCATGAACTCTCCTGCTGGGATTTCTATCCATTTTCCTCGTGGTTTTTCCACCATATTCTCCTTATGTCCTTGCCTGCTACCATCTGGGAGAATGAGTCGAAGATTCACTGGATTTTCCCATCCATAAGCAGGATCCTTTAACATGAcaataaatacaacctcatacATGAATCCTGGAGATAGCCTAACTGTATTGAATCTTCCATGGATTTCTAGCCAGCAAACATCTAGTAATTCTGCTGCTGGAAGAAGCACATCACTGCATAAACAATAGAAACAGCATTTCAGGCCTTTTTAGTTTGGTAGTTTTCAACTACAGAAACCTTTAAGTATGTGGTACGTGTTGGTTTAGAATATCTTCTAATAGGGAACGTGATCTTAGAGTTGAAAAGTATTAGTTAGTTTTAACTGATGAATGCTGATTATCATTTGGTAACACATGTTTACTGATTTTTAGTCTGTTTTAGGGCATCACTCTCATTGTTCTATTTTTTATGTcactctttcctttttagtctattCCAAAAAGGATGACTTATTTCTATTTTTGGAAACTCTTTAACGTTAAACTTCTGATTTTATCTTTAATGACATGCTCTTATAGCCATAGAAATATCATGGCATGTTTAGAACCACACGTTGTAAGGATATTTTTGGTATGTAtcaaaagtctttctttctttcttaaattctTAAACTCTATGCCCAGTCATAAACCACCATATAAAATGAAACGGAAGGATTACTacaccccttggggtgcggccATTCCCCCGACCATGCGTGAACGATTGATGCCTTGTGCACTGGGCTGCCCTAAGGATTATTATTCTTCTATGACAGCCTTATGTGTTGTAAAGGATGCTTCTGACTAGTTAAAGCTTTGGATCTGCACTGTAGTTCAACTTTAATGAGCCTGGTTTTCTTTGTCAAATGAAACATTTTCATATTACCTCGAGTCCTGTACCAAGGGCCAGTGCCAGAAACGTTTGTTTTCTGCCCAAGTGATTAAGAGGTCTCTTGCATACAGCATGAAACAGTTTCCCTTTGACTTCTTATCAACCCAGTATTTCTGCATGAAGTGGAGATGTTCTGCTAAGTTAGCCATAACAGTAGATATTATTGCTAAAGGGCAAAACAATAATTTCAAGTGTTTAGGCTCAATTGACTAGTTGATCTTGAACATGAGAATTGGTCCATTAAATCAAGAGAGTACTCGCTTCTCTTGGGGTCAATTTGAAGGCTAGACTTCTAAACTCAGCTAAATTTACGTAAAGAGCACAAcataaagtatatatatactcGTTCTCAAAAAATAAAGTATCTATATATTTCCACATAGCATTTAGGGACACTTGAGCCTGTATATCTACATCAAAATAACGCTTGTAACACAACCTTCTCAAGGAAGAACACTATCAAGATATGTATGACTCTGAACGAATTTGGGTGCCCTATTTGGTTTGAACATAACTGTTA containing:
- the LOC104087750 gene encoding phosphatase IMPL1, chloroplastic isoform X1; translation: MGRCLLSSTVIPPLRTLLPSDPPKLAFPKNFSTHSAIFHYGVCTTGAKTSGAFCTKATLSEVGNNKKVYSKIGADSTGSIPSNELLQVVEAAAKTGAQVVMDAVNKPRNVTYKGLTDLVTDTDKSSEVAILEVVRKNFPDHLILGEEGGIIGDSSSDYLWCIDPLDGTTNFAHGYPSFAVSVGVLFRGKPAAATVVEFVGGPMCWNTRIFSAAAGKGAFANGEKIHVSGTDKVEQSLLVTGFGYDHDDPWATNMELFKDFTDVSRGVRRLGAAAVDMCHVALGIAEAYWEYRLKPWDMAAGVLIVEEAGGTVSCMDGGKFSVFDRSVLVSNGLLHAKLLEKIGPATENLKGKGIDFSVWFKPENYHTENQMLVKEVLAYGKLLLRNMASLKPDFISLLSKSHPYLIYSPLIFKN
- the LOC104087750 gene encoding phosphatase IMPL1, chloroplastic isoform X2 — protein: MGRCLLSSTVIPPLRTLLPSDPPKLAFPKNFSTHSAIFHYGVCTTGAKTSGAFCTKATLSEVGNNKKVYSKIGADSTGSIPSNELLQVVEAAAKTGAQVVMDAVNKPRNVTYKGLTDLVTDTDKSSEVAILEVVRKNFPDHLILGEEGGIIGDSSSDYLWCIDPLDGTTNFAHGYPSFAVSVGVLFRGKPAAATVVEFVGGPMCWNTRIFSAAAGKGAFANGEKIHVSGTDKVEQSLLVTGFGYDHDDPWATNMELFKDFTDVSRGVRRLGAAAVDMCHVALGIAEAYWEYRLKPWDMAAGVLIVEEAGGTVSCMDGGKFSVFDRSVLVSNGLLHAKLLEKIGPATENLKGKGIDFSVWFKPENYHTEQELVNQVQTEGYKESRKTCSVLANNN
- the LOC104087750 gene encoding phosphatase IMPL1, chloroplastic isoform X3, producing the protein MGRCLLSSTVIPPLRTLLPSDPPKLAFPKNFSTHSAIFHYGVCTTGAKTSGAFCTKATLSEVGNNKKVYSKIGADSTGSIPSNELLQVVEAAAKTGAQVVMDAVNKPRNVTYKGLTDLVTDTDKSSEVAILEVVRKNFPDHLILGEEGGIIGDSSSDYLWCIDPLDGTTNFAHGYPSFAVSVGVLFRGKPAAATVVEFVGGPMCWNTRIFSAAAGKGAFANGEKIHVSGTDKVEQSLLVTGFGYDHDDPWATNMELFKDFTDVSRGVRRLGAAAVDMCHVALGIAEAYWEYRLKPWDMAAGVLIVEEAGGTVSCMDGGKFSVFDRSVLVSNGLLHAKLLEKIGPATENLKGKGIDFSVWFKPENYHTEELVNQVQTEGYKESRKTCSVLANNN
- the LOC104087749 gene encoding lectin-like translates to MGSGWSQDQDLQQNQELRNTSPQTQSHHNDAAVVNEEPRKSMPQSSKSIETNKTMEATRVVGFPHNYEEILKEADSSIDRSSMDKLYDQLYAGVFLNQKHKKYWVDKKSKGNCFMLYARDLLITWAENKRFWHWPLVQDSSDVLLPAAELLDVCWLEIHGRFNTVRLSPGFMYEVVFIVMLKDPAYGWENPVNLRLILPDGSRQGHKENMVEKPRGKWIEIPAGEFMTSADQKNGEIEFSLYEYEGGIWKRGLVIRGAVLRPKA